Sequence from the Aerococcus tenax genome:
TTGTCTCATCATCAGGATTTACAATGGTAATACCGGTTGATTGTTGGTCATCATTCTGATCTACGGGGTTAACCTTGCTGTCATCAACGCGGGTTTGTTCAGTAGCTGGCTTGCCTTCAGAACCATTATCATCGCGTCCATCTTCATGACCGTTAACTGGGACTGGAATAGTTGCTTTACCGTTTGGCAAGTCCTCATCCTCAATCACGACATTGATTGGACCATCGACATCTGTGCCAGGTGTCACTTCAACTTCGCCCGTTTCTGGGTTTATTTCAGCTGGAACTTTCTTACCATCTTCGTCAGTCGCAGTAACTGTCGTTTGATCAGTTGGGTTAGTTACCGTAATGCCGGTACCTTGTTTTTCATCACTTGGATCAACTGACTTAACCGCACCTCCAATTTCAGTTTTCGGCACATTGTCGTCTCGACCGTCTTCATGACCGTTGACTGGAACTGGGATAGTTGCTTTACCCTTTGGCAAGTCCTCATCCTCAATTACAACATCGATTGGGCCATCGACATCTGTGCCAGGTGTCACTTCAACTTCGCCCGTTTCTGGGTTTATTTCAGCAGGAACTTCCTTACCATCTTCATCAGTCGCCGTTACGGTTGTAGTGTCATCTGGATTGGTTACCGTGATACCGATGCCTTGTTTTTCATCTGTTGGGTCAACTGACTTAATAGCACCACCGACTTCAGTCTTAGGTTCTTCAACTGTCACAGCAACAGTTAATTTGTCTTCTGAACCATCTGGATAAGTAACAGTAACTGGAACTTCAGTGGTACCTGGCGTTTGACCATCTGGCAATTGACTTGGATCGTCTACTGTAACAGTTGGTTGGTCGCCTTCCGTTGGATAATCAGGAACATTGACTGCGTTCTTGATTTCTTCTTCAGTTGGAGCTTGGCCATGATCCTTAGTTACTTCATTCGCAGTTAGTTCGTATTTATCAGCAGCTGGCTGGTCTTTAACCGTTACTGGAACAGTTAATTTATCTTCGGTACCGTCTGGGTAAGTTACAGTAACTGGAACTTCAGTGGTTCCTGGAGTTTGGCCGTCTGGTAGTTGATTTGGATCGTCAACGGTAACAGTTGGTTGGTCACCTTCTGCTGGGTAATCAGGAACATTGACTGCGTTCTTGATTTCCTCTTCGCTAGGCGCTTCCCCATGTTCTTTAGTGACTTCCTCTGCAGTAGGTTCATATTTATCTGCTGCTGGTTGGTCTTTAACCGTTACTGGAACAGTTAACTTATCTTCTGAGCCATCTGGGTAAGTTACAGTAACAGGAACTTCAGTGGTTCCTGGCGTTTGGCCATCTGGCAATTGACTTGGATCATCTACTGTAACAGTTGGTTGGTCACCTTCTGTTGGATATTCAGGAACACTTACTGCATTCTTGATTTCTTCTTCAGTAGGAGTTTGACCGTAATCCTTAGTTACTTCACTAGCAGTTGGTGTGTACTTATCGGCATCTTGTTCAGTAGGTTCAGCTTCCTTAGTCACAAAATTGATGAATTGGTTGCCGAGATTATCTGTAACAGTTAAGGTACCACCATCGGTCAATCCTGTATCAGCAATTTCATAGTTTGAGTTAACTGGATCGAAACCCTCAATCGTCACCTTGTATTCACCTAAAGGAATACTTGCTAAGTTAAAGTTCTTAGTCACTGGGAATCCTGTTCCTCCAACCCATACCGAGCCACTCTCGAATTGGACAGAAGGATCTTCCATGCTGGTTAAAGTCACTTTAATATTTCTAAATTCTTCAGGAAGTGATTCTTCAGGGGTCTTACCTTCTTGAACAACTAATGGTTTACCATCGACTCTGATACTGTGAGTGACGTGAGCGGTTTCAGTTTCTGAACCATTATCATCTTGGTTAGCGGCATGGTTTTCTACCGGAACAGTGTAGTCTTGACTTCCACCTGGTAAGTCTTCATCACTAACTGTTACAGCGATTGGGCCATCAACATTTTCTGATGGAGTAAGCTTAATATTTCCATTTTCATCGATAGCAGCAGGAACATCCTGACCATCCTCATCCTTAGCGCTAACGGATGTAGGTGTTGCTTCATCCTGGTTAGATACAGTTAATCCTGTCTCTTGTTCCATTCCATCAGGTTTAACCGTTGTAGGTTGTCCTTCTACGCTTGTTGGGGTACGTTCAGCTTCTTTCACTGTTACTGGAACATTTACCTTGTCTTCTGAACCATCTGGATAAGTTACAGTAACTGGAACTTCTGTCTTACCTGGGGTTTGGCCATCTGGCAATTGACCTGGGTCGTCAACTGTAACGGTTGGTTGGTCGCCTTCTGCCGGGAAATCTGGAATGCTTACGGCATTCTTAACGTCATCTTCAGTAGTCTCTTGACCATGTTCTTTAGTTACTGTGTCTGCAGTTGGTTCGTACTTATCGGCATCTTGTTCAGTTGGCTCAGCAATAGTTACTGGTACATTTACCTTATCTTCCGAACCATCAGGATAAGTCACAGTTACAGGAACATCAGTTGTACCTGGGGTTTGACCATCTGGTAATTGACTTGGGTCGTCAACTGTAACGGTTGGTTGGTCGCCTTCTGCTGGGAAGTTTGGAATGCTTACGGCGTTCTTAACTTCATCTTCAGTTGGCGCTTGGCCGTGGTCTTTAGTTACTCCTTCAGTTGTTGGTTCGTATTTATCAGCGTCTTTTTCACTGGCTTCTCTCACAACCACTGGAACATGAACAACTTCTGAACTGCCGTCTAAGTAAGTTACTTTCACCCGAGAATCAACAGGGATATCATTGCCCTCTTCATCTTTAGGGGTTACTTGGCTCACATCTGGTTCAGTTTCCCAGGTAAATGTAGTGCCTTCTGGAAGTTCTGCAGCATTCGCAATACCGGCTTGTGGATCTGGCAGGCTACCAACTTCAGTTTCAATTAATTGCGTTTGTGGTTCATTGGTTGCAGCCAAGCTCAATTCATAGTAAGCGTCAAAGTAGGCATTCCCATAAGAACCAACTAATCGTTTGGTAGGTTCGCCATTATCGGCATAAGGTGTTTGTCCGTTAAGAGGGCCACCTGGCGTATCCACAAAGTCTTGCTCAACCCAAGTTTCAAATAAAAGTTTATTATTATTGTTCTTGGTATATTCAGCCATAGCCTGAGCAATATCTTGTGGAGTATAGCCTTCTGCTAGAGGGTAAACAATCGAATAGGTCCGTGGTTGGCCCAAGGTACCTTCTAGGATTCTATCATTGATATTAGTTCTAGCATTTTGCAAAGCCTGGATTTGTGTTCGACGGTCATTTGAATCAGCGTGGGCAATCGAGATAGCCGGCGTCTTACGTGAGTCCACGAGGCCTGAATCATTCATCACTAATGGAATCGGATCGATTGGTGCATTGGTTGACGTTCTGAATAAGTTTGGATTGGAAACATCATTCATAACCCCAATTTTCACGCTATTCTTATCAATATAAGGAACAAGTACTTTAGGAATTTGTTCCATGAAGTAGTGGACATTCGAATAACTTGATTCACTAAAGTTTTGGTCTGGTTGAACAGTATGACGGGAAATGATGGAGTTAGAAGCTTCATCGTAGTAAACACTGTGACTCATCCCTTTGTCATAGAAGTTACCATCTGCGAAACGCGAATCCCCGATAGCTCCGATTGTACCGTGAGGAGCATATAATTCAGGATTCTCTTCACGGGCTGGATTATTCGGATTATTCCGTAAAATAAAACCATTATCTAAAGATCTGCCTTCAATAAGGTTAAATTCGTCACCTGCACCTTTACCCGTTACCATGCCGACAGTAAAGGGTAGTGGGGTATCTGCTAGGCCTAAGTTTTCGAAAGTCGTGCCTTCTTTAAGGGTAACTCGAACATCCACATCAGAAATGGATCCTGTAATCCCCGCTTCCAAGTTGGCATTGGTTAAAGGCATGGTCCAGTCGCGGCCACTTGTCGCGCTTACCCATACTGTCTGTCCGCCTGCCATATTGCCCCGAGTCGTTTCAACTGACGCAATATTTTGGTAGAAGTCTGGGTTTTCAAAGGAAATGACATAACGTCCTGGATAAGTTGTCCCTTCTACAGTTCCCCAGCGTGTTGCTGCACTGGCAAAAGGCCAGAAGCGAATGGCTAAGTCAGCGGTATTCTCAGTTGTATCCATGACTTCAGTTGTATTGTAACGGATTGGACCGGCATTGCCAGGTTCATAGTCTTTCTTACCGAAAGTTTCTTCCTTGAAAGGAATCTCTTGGTTAATCGCAGCATCGAGATTTTCCTTATTTGGTGCTGGATCTTGAGCTGCCGCCCGAGTAGCTGTACCGCCAGTTTCTCCCTCTGTAGGCGCCGCATAGGTCACCACTCGAGGTTGAACTTCTTCTTCAGCTTCAGCTTGAACAGCGCTTTCTTCCACTGGAACTTCCTCTGCTTCTGCAACGGGTGCAGTTTCTTCCTTATCAGGCTCTTCTTCGTCATTTAGTTCTTTCACTACTGAAACATTTTCAGCAGAACTTGCCTCTTTAGCAGTTGACTCTCCTTCATTAAGGACAAGCTCACTGCTTTCTTCACTGACTTCTGCCGCAGCTACCTCTACTACAGCCGCATCACCGGCAAATAATAATCCTGCCGCAACAGCTACCGATGCTACACCGACACTTAAGCGCTTAATGGAGTAGCGGTAAAATTTATTAGCTCGTTTTTCCTTCTTAACTTGAAGGTTATTTTTCCCAACCATATTATTCCTCCTGTTTGGATATATTCATTCGAAATATTATATACTTTACTTCTCCATTATAATAATTATATTTTAAAAGAACAAATCTTAATTTAGCTTTCCCTTTGACTTAAGATTGGGACAATAGCTGTTTTTAGCGTCATGACGGGATTGATTAATAATTTCCGTTGACTTATTATCTATAAAAAATACAATTAATGTGCCTAATGAAAGCGTTTTTGTACTTAATTTATGCTGACCTTCCTACCTAAGTACTACTTTTTAACTTACCCAAGACACAAAAAACTCCCATACTGTTGTATGAGAGCTTTTTGAACTATGAAGTCAAATCAATAGCCTAGTCTTCTTTTCTTCTTTTACCAAGAGCGAGAATACTACCGGCTCCGATAAGAGCTAGGGCTAATGAGCTTGCTATGCCTGCAACTGCACCTGTTTGAGGGAGTTGACTTTGTACTTTGGCAGAGCTTGCTTTATTAGCTGATGGTTGATTTGCTTTTGTCGTTGCTGCATGAACTGCAGTGTTTGTATGAACTGGTTGAGCAACTTGATTGCCATGACCTGAGTGTCCTGGTTTTACCGTATTTGCTTGTGGAGAGGCTGGTTGAGCAGGTTGGTCATTATCGCTAGGTGCTGCGACCGTGTCAGAACCATTGTCATCGCGACCTGCAGCATGGCCTTTAACTGGAACCACGACTACCTTCTTACCACCTGGTAATTCTGGGTCAGTGATGGTGACAATAATTGGGCCGTCAACATCGGTGCCTGGGGTAACTTCCACTTCACCGGTTGTTGGGTTAATGACTACAGGAATGTTCTTGCCGTCTTCATCCTTAGCGGTTACCTTGGTGTCTTTATCAGGGTTATTCACCTTGATGCCAGTACCTTGTTGGTTATCAGTTGGGTTGACTTCTTTGACTTGTGAGTCATCTACTGTGGTCTTTTCAACTGTTTCAATTGGTGTATTAGGCTCATCAGAACCGTTATCATCGCGACCTGCTTCGTGTCCCTTAACTGGAACGGTAACTTTTTGCTTGCCACCTGGGAGGTCTGGATCTTCAACGGTAA
This genomic interval carries:
- a CDS encoding Rib/alpha-like domain-containing protein; this translates as MVGKNNLQVKKEKRANKFYRYSIKRLSVGVASVAVAAGLLFAGDAAVVEVAAAEVSEESSELVLNEGESTAKEASSAENVSVVKELNDEEEPDKEETAPVAEAEEVPVEESAVQAEAEEEVQPRVVTYAAPTEGETGGTATRAAAQDPAPNKENLDAAINQEIPFKEETFGKKDYEPGNAGPIRYNTTEVMDTTENTADLAIRFWPFASAATRWGTVEGTTYPGRYVISFENPDFYQNIASVETTRGNMAGGQTVWVSATSGRDWTMPLTNANLEAGITGSISDVDVRVTLKEGTTFENLGLADTPLPFTVGMVTGKGAGDEFNLIEGRSLDNGFILRNNPNNPAREENPELYAPHGTIGAIGDSRFADGNFYDKGMSHSVYYDEASNSIISRHTVQPDQNFSESSYSNVHYFMEQIPKVLVPYIDKNSVKIGVMNDVSNPNLFRTSTNAPIDPIPLVMNDSGLVDSRKTPAISIAHADSNDRRTQIQALQNARTNINDRILEGTLGQPRTYSIVYPLAEGYTPQDIAQAMAEYTKNNNNKLLFETWVEQDFVDTPGGPLNGQTPYADNGEPTKRLVGSYGNAYFDAYYELSLAATNEPQTQLIETEVGSLPDPQAGIANAAELPEGTTFTWETEPDVSQVTPKDEEGNDIPVDSRVKVTYLDGSSEVVHVPVVVREASEKDADKYEPTTEGVTKDHGQAPTEDEVKNAVSIPNFPAEGDQPTVTVDDPSQLPDGQTPGTTDVPVTVTYPDGSEDKVNVPVTIAEPTEQDADKYEPTADTVTKEHGQETTEDDVKNAVSIPDFPAEGDQPTVTVDDPGQLPDGQTPGKTEVPVTVTYPDGSEDKVNVPVTVKEAERTPTSVEGQPTTVKPDGMEQETGLTVSNQDEATPTSVSAKDEDGQDVPAAIDENGNIKLTPSENVDGPIAVTVSDEDLPGGSQDYTVPVENHAANQDDNGSETETAHVTHSIRVDGKPLVVQEGKTPEESLPEEFRNIKVTLTSMEDPSVQFESGSVWVGGTGFPVTKNFNLASIPLGEYKVTIEGFDPVNSNYEIADTGLTDGGTLTVTDNLGNQFINFVTKEAEPTEQDADKYTPTASEVTKDYGQTPTEEEIKNAVSVPEYPTEGDQPTVTVDDPSQLPDGQTPGTTEVPVTVTYPDGSEDKLTVPVTVKDQPAADKYEPTAEEVTKEHGEAPSEEEIKNAVNVPDYPAEGDQPTVTVDDPNQLPDGQTPGTTEVPVTVTYPDGTEDKLTVPVTVKDQPAADKYELTANEVTKDHGQAPTEEEIKNAVNVPDYPTEGDQPTVTVDDPSQLPDGQTPGTTEVPVTVTYPDGSEDKLTVAVTVEEPKTEVGGAIKSVDPTDEKQGIGITVTNPDDTTTVTATDEDGKEVPAEINPETGEVEVTPGTDVDGPIDVVIEDEDLPKGKATIPVPVNGHEDGRDDNVPKTEIGGAVKSVDPSDEKQGTGITVTNPTDQTTVTATDEDGKKVPAEINPETGEVEVTPGTDVDGPINVVIEDEDLPNGKATIPVPVNGHEDGRDDNGSEGKPATEQTRVDDSKVNPVDQNDDQQSTGITIVNPDDETKVSAKDEDGKDVPVEVVTDGRFGDVKVTPGTDVDGPITITIEDPELPEGKQEVTVPVIGHEAGRDDNAPKTEIGGAVKPVHPSDEKQGTGITVTNPDDTTTVTATDEDGKEVPAEINPETGEIEVTPGTDVDGPIRIVIEDEDLPRGKATIPVQVIGHEAGRDDNKSEDTPADEPTDNEDTSHVLDETSGDNQNTGNIITDPDKDTGIKDDNDEEDHETEPASNPVVPVNHHEEDDPSKLGENVENTKASQTTPSKTSHVVKDNEVGQSSEAKVSTAKVHSQLPQTGAVAGLASSLALVLIGAGSILAVGKRKK